In the Gossypium raimondii isolate GPD5lz chromosome 9, ASM2569854v1, whole genome shotgun sequence genome, one interval contains:
- the LOC105799877 gene encoding WAT1-related protein At2g37460: protein MENQVDGSLGGRYKPFFAAVFLQVGYAGMDILSKTALNLGMSNYVLVVYRHAIATLVMAPFAALLDKKVRPKMTMRIFIQIMVLGLLEPVIDQNLYFLGMKYTTATFATAMYNILPAITFVMAWIFRLEKVKLRSIRSHGKIIGTLATVAGAMVMTLMKGPVLELFWTKGRNNHEAASKNGTDLHDCIKGGVLITIGCFSYACFVILQAITLETYPADLSLTVWICLLGTLEGTIAALIMEKGNAAIWAIKWDTKLLTAAYTGIVCSGLAYYIQGMIMKHRGPVFVTAFSPLCMVIVAIISSFILAEQMFLGRVIGATVIIVGLYLVLWGKNKDYMKSPPPPSPLMDGQIIEAAKIDMGITVDDGTKGTSIRDEKLQEKRHSIIV, encoded by the exons ATGGAGAACCAAGTAGATGGTTCATTAGGAGGCAGGTATAAGCCATTCTTTGCTGCAGTTTTCTTGCAAGTTGGGTATGCAGGCATGGATATCTTATCTAAGACTGCATTAAACCTGGGGATGAGCAATTACGTACTCGTTGTTTACCGCCATGCCATTGCCACCCTTGTTATGGCTCCTTTCGCTGCTTTGCTCGACAA GAAAGTGAGGCCTAAGATGACCATGAGAATCTTCATCCAAATAATGGTGCTAGGCTTACTGGA GCCAGTAATTGACcaaaacttgtattttttgggAATGAAATACACAACTGCAACCTTTGCAACTGCCATGTACAATATTCTGCCTGCTATAACTTTCGTTATGGCTTGGATTTTCAG GCTTGAGAAGGTGAAGTTAAGGTCCATCCGTAGCCATGGAAAGATTATAGGAACCCTTGCAACAGTTGCAGGAGCGATGGTGATGACACTGATGAAAGGACCAGTGCTTGAGTTGTTTTGGACCAAGGGAAGAAACAACCATGAAGCAGCATCCAAAAACGGGACCGATCTCCACGATTGCATTAAAGGTGGTGTACTCATCACAATTGGCTGCTTCAGCTATGCTTGTTTCGTAATTCTCCAA gCAATCACTCTGGAAACCTATCCAGCTGACCTTTCTCTAACAGTTTGGATATGCCTGTTGGGCACCCTTGAAGGTACAATAGCTGCTTTGATTATGGAAAAGGGAAATGCTGCCATTTGGGCCATTAAATGGGACACCAAGTTGCTCACCGCTGCATACACT GGTATTGTATGTTCAGGACTTGCTTATTACATTCAAGGGATGATAATGAAACACAGAGGTCCAGTATTTGTGACAGCTTTTAGTCCCCTATGCATGGTTATTGTAGCCATTATATCCTCTTTCATTCTGGCTGAACAAATGTTTCTGGGaag GGTGATTGGAGCTACCGTCATAATTGTGGGTCTATATCTGGTGTTATGGGGTAAAAACAAGGATTACATGAAGTCTCCACCACCACCATCGCCACTAATGGATGGGCAAATAATAGAAGCAGCTAAAATAGATATGGGTATCACAGTTGATGACGGCACCAAAGGAACCTCGATCAGAGATGAAAAATTACAAGAGAAAAGGCATTCAATTATCGTCTAA